A window of Komagataeibacter medellinensis NBRC 3288 contains these coding sequences:
- a CDS encoding lipase family protein: MRLPRSIRITSRLLAGACLMAMSSHAHAAPAPLAPAASASASAATAAAHAGMLTASVPLPAPLSLPDAGQALRITYLSTNGVTGTGLVPVTAEVILPPGPPPAGGWPIVAWAHGTVGVSDHCAPSSNPWTERNRHYLGAWMKRGFAIVGTDYQGLGTPGGHAYLNTRVEAYSVLDGVRAALASVPGLQNRIMIVGQSQGGGAAFASAAFAPAYAPELDIRGTVATGAPYITAGLIRQMLAAPTAPGASYNPLVVYLLYLAQGQASYQAGFRPEDVFTPKAIPAYDAAASLCVSELTDRVKRDRLNLGNALQPGFATALAPALAAMEYPTLKLAQPLFMGTGELDRDVPPPLQLGLVKAACAAGTVVQAHVYKGLDHSQTVNASLPDSAVFTQAVMAGRPVAPQCTPMPE; the protein is encoded by the coding sequence GTGCGTCTCCCCCGTTCCATCCGTATCACTTCCCGCCTGCTTGCCGGGGCCTGCCTTATGGCCATGAGCAGCCATGCCCACGCAGCCCCGGCCCCGCTGGCACCTGCGGCCTCTGCCTCTGCCTCGGCCGCTACGGCTGCGGCCCATGCGGGCATGCTGACTGCCTCCGTCCCGCTGCCTGCACCCCTCAGTCTGCCCGATGCGGGACAGGCGCTGCGCATTACCTATCTTTCCACCAACGGCGTGACTGGCACGGGGCTTGTGCCCGTTACGGCGGAAGTGATCCTGCCGCCCGGCCCGCCACCTGCCGGGGGCTGGCCCATTGTGGCATGGGCGCATGGCACGGTGGGAGTGTCCGACCACTGTGCGCCCTCCAGCAACCCTTGGACGGAGCGGAACCGGCATTATCTTGGCGCATGGATGAAGCGCGGCTTTGCCATTGTGGGCACGGATTACCAGGGGCTGGGCACGCCGGGCGGTCATGCTTACCTGAACACGCGGGTTGAAGCCTACAGCGTGTTGGATGGCGTGCGTGCGGCACTGGCGTCGGTGCCGGGGTTGCAGAACAGGATCATGATCGTGGGGCAGTCACAGGGGGGCGGGGCGGCCTTTGCTTCGGCCGCGTTTGCGCCGGCCTATGCGCCGGAACTGGACATTCGGGGCACGGTAGCCACGGGTGCGCCCTACATTACTGCGGGCCTGATCCGGCAGATGCTGGCCGCTCCCACCGCGCCGGGCGCATCGTACAACCCGCTTGTGGTCTATCTGCTGTACCTGGCGCAGGGACAGGCCAGCTACCAGGCCGGCTTCCGCCCCGAGGATGTCTTTACCCCCAAAGCAATCCCCGCCTATGATGCTGCCGCCAGCCTGTGCGTGTCTGAACTGACGGACCGGGTGAAGCGTGACAGGCTGAACCTGGGCAACGCGCTACAGCCCGGTTTTGCTACGGCCCTGGCCCCGGCACTGGCGGCGATGGAATACCCTACGCTAAAACTGGCGCAACCGCTGTTCATGGGTACGGGGGAACTGGACCGCGACGTGCCGCCGCCGCTCCAGTTGGGGCTGGTCAAGGCAGCATGTGCGGCGGGCACGGTGGTGCAGGCGCATGTGTACAAGGGGCTGGACCACAGCCAGACGGTCAATGCCTCTCTGCCCGATTCAGCCGTGTTCACGCAGGCTGTTATGGCGGGACGGCCTGTTGCGCCGCAGTGCACACCCATGCCGGAATAG
- a CDS encoding MFS transporter, whose protein sequence is MNGNVNVLAEGAATGLGRPALITARHVVTASFLAWMLDACDFFIVLFTLDDVARSFNVALQAVLLAPTLTLLTRPIGAFVCGRAADRYGRKPVMITTIMVYSAIEVLSAFAPTLSIFLLLRALFGVALGGEWGVGTSLIMESVPPSWRGMASGILQAGYPAGYLLASLVFLLLPVMGWRGLFVLGGCALFSALYIWLRVPESPEWLAQHAGRGPAAARPCAPGLGQLVRSNAALCVFAVTLMAAFNFMSHGSQDLYPKIFLGLERGLSHPSITLVVVLYNIAAIAGGLFFGMLSQRIGRQYSIALAALLTLPLLPLWTLPHSTVWLTVGAVCIQFCIQGAWGVVPAYLSELSPPWARATFPGLAYQCGNLLAASNALIQTSLATMLGTGLAIPLMLSVGLAAMVVLGLTLANARLHPAIR, encoded by the coding sequence ATGAATGGCAACGTGAATGTTCTGGCCGAAGGGGCAGCCACAGGACTGGGCAGGCCAGCGCTGATCACGGCGCGGCATGTGGTTACGGCCTCGTTTCTGGCATGGATGCTTGATGCGTGCGATTTCTTTATCGTGCTGTTCACGCTTGATGATGTGGCGCGCAGCTTCAATGTTGCGCTGCAGGCCGTGCTCCTTGCCCCGACCCTGACCCTGCTCACCCGCCCCATCGGGGCCTTTGTGTGCGGGCGGGCGGCGGATCGCTACGGGCGCAAGCCGGTCATGATCACCACCATCATGGTCTATTCCGCAATCGAGGTCCTGTCCGCCTTTGCACCCACACTGTCCATTTTCCTGCTGCTGCGCGCGTTGTTTGGCGTGGCCCTTGGGGGGGAATGGGGCGTGGGTACGTCGCTTATCATGGAAAGTGTTCCGCCCTCCTGGCGGGGCATGGCATCGGGTATCCTGCAGGCGGGATACCCGGCGGGGTACCTGCTGGCATCGCTGGTGTTCCTGCTGCTGCCGGTCATGGGGTGGCGCGGGCTGTTCGTGCTGGGGGGCTGTGCGCTGTTCTCCGCACTTTATATATGGTTGCGTGTGCCTGAAAGCCCGGAATGGCTGGCCCAGCACGCAGGGCGTGGCCCTGCCGCCGCCCGCCCCTGTGCGCCGGGACTGGGGCAGCTTGTGCGCAGCAACGCGGCGCTGTGTGTGTTTGCCGTGACCCTGATGGCTGCGTTCAATTTTATGAGCCATGGTTCACAGGACCTGTACCCCAAGATATTCCTTGGGCTTGAGCGTGGGCTTTCACATCCGTCCATTACACTGGTGGTGGTGCTGTACAATATTGCGGCCATTGCGGGCGGGCTGTTCTTTGGCATGCTCTCGCAGCGCATCGGGCGGCAGTACAGCATTGCCCTGGCGGCCCTGCTCACCCTGCCGCTGCTGCCGTTATGGACCCTGCCGCATTCTACCGTGTGGCTTACGGTGGGTGCGGTGTGCATCCAGTTCTGCATACAGGGTGCATGGGGGGTGGTGCCTGCCTATCTGAGCGAGCTTTCGCCGCCATGGGCGCGCGCCACCTTTCCGGGCCTGGCCTATCAGTGCGGTAACCTGCTGGCGGCCAGCAACGCGCTGATCCAGACCAGCCTTGCCACCATGCTGGGCACCGGGCTGGCCATACCGCTCATGCTGAGTGTGGGGCTTGCCGCCATGGTGGTGTTGGGGCTGACTTTGGCCAATGCGCGCCTGCACCCTGCCATACGGTAG
- a CDS encoding carbohydrate porin, which produces MPPFHRVSARPYPSISCPAPLRGVFPSASRLRRLWGAAALACAVASPAAHAAQDRPQSWPGTPSAIPAPSSAPMVASTTPVRRKRPIVETRLDALFNTESISALLNHNDDALRQSDLSAGYFVAEQAFGNLVPQIRPWRDWLSNRGFSFELTYKGEGMANVGGGVSKGMDYVHDLRVSMLFDLGRLMGLDGWYLHGIIMNREGRQVGWDHVGERNVLLTEVWSIHGPAAARLADLYVEKSFLHNRININMGRIALTHTYATSVLLCTFMTQCSAPMAIREPAGWSVYPKTSWGGTVRFRPTRDLTLRTGIYKIGPKVQDNTGWAWGSESTTGVQTPVELTWEPFFGVRKLPGHYKLGYGHDTSPYPDLIGPVPAAYAAAIRAHREKPRDTFYVEADQMVYRRHGDYQMAGGYVLAGYIHNTPSISNFADEFYFGASLLGLIPHRPFDRFGVMYSYYQMSPRLTYGQSLRQAAGLPLGPYITGPQTHSAILEAYYGIPVTPGLVLTPEFEYVMRPGETSVIPNAMLVGLKVIANL; this is translated from the coding sequence ATGCCCCCATTTCACCGCGTGTCCGCACGTCCGTATCCTTCCATATCCTGTCCCGCCCCGCTGCGCGGCGTCTTTCCTTCCGCATCCCGGCTGCGCAGGCTGTGGGGGGCTGCGGCTCTGGCCTGCGCGGTAGCATCGCCAGCCGCCCATGCGGCACAGGACCGCCCCCAGTCCTGGCCGGGCACGCCCTCTGCTATTCCCGCGCCCAGTAGCGCACCCATGGTGGCCAGCACGACACCCGTGCGGCGCAAGCGCCCGATCGTGGAGACGCGATTGGATGCGCTGTTTAATACCGAGAGCATTTCCGCCCTGCTCAACCATAATGATGATGCCCTGCGCCAGAGCGACCTGAGTGCGGGCTATTTCGTGGCCGAGCAGGCATTTGGCAACCTGGTGCCTCAGATCAGGCCATGGCGGGACTGGCTGAGTAACCGGGGCTTCTCTTTCGAGTTGACCTACAAGGGCGAAGGCATGGCCAATGTGGGGGGTGGCGTGTCAAAGGGAATGGATTATGTGCATGACCTGCGCGTAAGCATGCTGTTCGACCTTGGTCGGCTTATGGGGCTGGATGGGTGGTACCTGCACGGTATCATCATGAACCGCGAGGGCCGACAGGTCGGCTGGGACCATGTAGGCGAGCGCAACGTACTACTGACCGAGGTATGGAGTATCCACGGCCCGGCGGCGGCACGGCTTGCGGACCTGTATGTCGAGAAATCGTTCCTGCACAACCGCATCAACATCAATATGGGCCGCATAGCCCTGACCCACACCTATGCCACATCGGTGCTGCTGTGCACGTTCATGACCCAATGCTCCGCCCCCATGGCGATACGCGAGCCGGCGGGGTGGAGTGTCTATCCCAAGACATCGTGGGGTGGCACGGTGCGCTTTCGTCCCACGCGCGACCTGACGCTGCGCACCGGCATATACAAGATCGGCCCCAAGGTGCAGGACAATACCGGCTGGGCCTGGGGCAGCGAGAGCACAACCGGCGTCCAGACCCCGGTCGAACTGACATGGGAGCCGTTTTTTGGCGTACGCAAGCTGCCCGGCCATTACAAGCTGGGCTACGGGCATGACACATCGCCCTATCCCGACCTGATCGGGCCTGTGCCCGCCGCCTATGCCGCCGCCATCCGCGCGCATAGGGAAAAGCCACGCGACACGTTTTATGTGGAAGCCGACCAGATGGTGTACCGCAGGCATGGTGACTACCAGATGGCGGGCGGCTACGTGCTGGCGGGCTACATTCACAACACGCCCAGCATTTCCAACTTTGCCGATGAATTCTATTTTGGCGCCTCCCTGCTGGGTCTGATCCCCCACCGGCCGTTCGACCGCTTTGGCGTGATGTATTCATATTACCAGATGAGTCCGCGCCTGACCTATGGCCAGAGTCTGCGCCAGGCGGCGGGCTTACCGCTTGGCCCCTACATTACGGGGCCACAGACGCATTCCGCCATACTGGAAGCCTATTACGGTATTCCCGTCACCCCCGGACTGGTCCTGACGCCGGAGTTCGAATACGTGATGCGCCCCGGCGAGACATCGGTCATCCCCAACGCCATGCTGGTGGGGCTGAAGGTTATTGCAAACCTGTAG
- a CDS encoding EAL domain-containing protein, which produces MSKEIFPVTTENVNSDICMDMLEQARDGVIIIDERNCIVFFNRAAQELWGYTQAEVMGRNVKCLVPMAYRAEHDSFIAHNRNTGINRIVGTSREITFESKSGDYVSAEMSISTALIGPDRKRYYMAFMKGVTEESHRKKLLDLQNTVFRSLSGDMLIQDVADLVCQGVEEFVPNSVAVLMLLTADRTLQILSGAGLPRRFATALENMTLTDADITALANDLDEASSVVWESYRSLGISLGLNECWASAIRAPNGRIAGILALYSRNKHEVAEWPRKIVAGAVPFCGVVIEQYEARQHISQLANYDPLTGFLNRSSLHRMLRSMISQPGDNYFAVLLLDLDRFRDINDALGHIQGDTFLKVIAERLKTLCRSNYIVSRSGGDDFVIVIPNATQDMAVDFTKTLIAAMQRPLDVAGNQLSASFSIGIATFPENGPDGESLISHAEMAMRLAKKEARGSYRLVSAIDSTEAQDRLVLSSALRESLSKGLLNLHYQPQIEARTGEIYGVEALARWNHPTLGTIFPSRFIAVAEETGQIEAIGRWSLEEACRQITRWEREGVHIPVVSVNLSAGHFHNRSLVPMIAGLLEKYGLAPERLTVEITESVMMEESDETMNALSHIRKLGVGLSMDDFGTGFSSLSRLTRLPLTEIKIDRSFIMNLDHDPNAQAVTTAVIGIGNRLGMTVVTEGVETEAQYDLLERLHCDVLQGYLFARPMSATDLAAWARQPRMLMPAMQRTDRA; this is translated from the coding sequence ATGAGCAAAGAAATATTTCCGGTAACGACAGAAAACGTGAATTCGGATATCTGCATGGACATGCTGGAGCAGGCGCGCGATGGTGTAATCATTATTGACGAACGCAACTGCATTGTCTTCTTCAACCGTGCGGCGCAGGAACTGTGGGGGTACACGCAGGCCGAAGTCATGGGCCGCAACGTCAAGTGCCTTGTGCCCATGGCCTATCGCGCTGAGCATGACAGCTTTATTGCCCATAACCGCAATACGGGCATCAACCGTATTGTCGGTACGTCGCGTGAAATTACATTTGAAAGTAAAAGCGGAGATTATGTTTCGGCTGAAATGTCGATTTCAACCGCATTGATCGGGCCGGACAGGAAACGGTACTACATGGCCTTCATGAAAGGCGTGACCGAGGAGAGCCACCGCAAGAAACTGCTGGATCTGCAAAACACGGTATTCCGCTCCCTTTCGGGCGACATGCTGATACAGGATGTGGCCGATCTGGTCTGTCAGGGCGTGGAGGAGTTCGTACCCAATTCCGTTGCCGTACTCATGCTGCTGACGGCGGACCGCACGCTACAGATCCTGTCCGGTGCCGGCCTGCCGCGCCGCTTTGCCACGGCGCTGGAAAACATGACCCTGACGGATGCCGACATCACGGCACTGGCCAATGACCTTGATGAAGCAAGTTCGGTGGTGTGGGAGAGTTACCGCTCGCTGGGCATCTCGCTCGGGCTGAATGAATGCTGGGCTTCGGCCATCCGGGCACCCAACGGGCGGATTGCGGGCATTCTGGCGCTGTATTCGCGCAACAAGCACGAGGTAGCCGAGTGGCCACGCAAGATTGTGGCGGGGGCTGTGCCGTTCTGCGGGGTGGTGATCGAGCAGTACGAGGCGCGGCAGCACATCTCGCAACTGGCCAATTACGACCCGCTGACCGGTTTTCTCAACCGCTCCTCGCTGCACCGTATGCTCAGGTCCATGATCAGCCAACCCGGTGACAACTACTTTGCCGTGCTGCTACTCGATCTGGACCGCTTCCGCGACATCAATGATGCCCTGGGCCACATACAGGGCGATACGTTCCTGAAAGTCATTGCCGAACGGCTGAAAACGCTGTGCCGCAGCAACTATATCGTCAGCCGTTCGGGCGGGGATGATTTTGTCATCGTCATACCCAATGCCACGCAGGACATGGCGGTCGATTTTACCAAAACCCTGATCGCGGCCATGCAGCGACCGCTTGATGTGGCGGGCAATCAGCTTTCGGCCTCCTTCAGCATTGGCATTGCCACTTTCCCCGAAAATGGGCCGGATGGGGAATCCCTGATCAGCCATGCCGAGATGGCCATGCGGCTGGCCAAGAAGGAAGCACGTGGCAGCTACCGCCTGGTCAGCGCGATTGATAGCACGGAGGCACAGGACCGGCTGGTGCTGAGTAGTGCGCTGCGTGAATCCCTGTCCAAGGGCCTGCTCAACCTGCATTACCAGCCCCAGATCGAAGCCCGTACGGGCGAGATATATGGCGTGGAAGCGCTGGCACGGTGGAACCACCCTACTCTTGGCACCATTTTTCCCTCCCGCTTCATTGCCGTGGCGGAAGAGACCGGGCAGATCGAGGCGATCGGCCGCTGGTCGCTGGAAGAAGCCTGCCGCCAGATCACCCGGTGGGAGCGCGAAGGCGTGCACATACCGGTCGTATCGGTCAACCTGTCCGCCGGGCATTTTCATAACCGCAGCCTTGTGCCCATGATCGCGGGACTGCTGGAAAAATACGGACTGGCCCCGGAGCGCCTGACGGTCGAGATAACCGAGAGCGTGATGATGGAGGAAAGCGACGAGACGATGAATGCCCTCTCCCACATCCGCAAGCTGGGCGTGGGCCTGTCGATGGATGATTTCGGTACCGGTTTTTCCAGCCTGTCGCGCCTGACCCGCCTGCCGCTGACCGAGATCAAGATTGACCGCAGCTTCATCATGAACCTTGATCATGACCCCAATGCCCAGGCTGTGACCACGGCGGTGATTGGCATTGGCAACCGGCTGGGCATGACCGTAGTGACCGAAGGCGTGGAAACCGAAGCCCAGTATGACCTGCTGGAGCGCCTGCACTGCGATGTGCTGCAGGGCTACCTGTTTGCCCGGCCGATGTCCGCCACCGACCTTGCGGCCTGGGCGCGCCAGCCCCGCATGCTCATGCCCGCCATGCAGCGTACGGACAGGGCGTAG